In Scomber japonicus isolate fScoJap1 chromosome 19, fScoJap1.pri, whole genome shotgun sequence, a single genomic region encodes these proteins:
- the adora2ab gene encoding adenosine A2a receptor b: MVKNDQLVYIGLEMVIACLAVAGNILVCWAVCLNSNLQSITNFFVVSLAVADIAVGLLAIPFAITISIGFCANFHGCLFIACFVLVLTQSSIFSLLAIAVDRYIAIKNPLRYNSLVTGQRAKSIIALCWLLSVSIGLTPMLGWNEGLNSTITNSSNKRSCPEGMIECLFERVVGLDYMVYFNFFGCVLVPLMVMLVIYAHIFMAARRQLRLMRLKVAHTPAPQDITSRSSSSRTTLQKEVQAAKPLAIIVGLFALCWLPVHLLNCFNYLCQNCERPHIWVMNIAIILSHANSVVNPFIYAYRIREFRQTFRRILYQHLLGQRDGHGFSVRNNDGRAVACGSITRSSSRTSKEGSSCITVVNSYAMDPSLDRTPPKATCKPSSHWTSMLDAAPSSYLPNGNQIKGSTASATQQEPCITGFSVGDGVESITYLGGTTDVLEVRESGSCISFVNVQALSLQQTGLTHCTELPEFS; this comes from the exons ATGGTGAAGAATGACCAGCTGGTCTACATCGGCCTGGAGATGGTGATTGCCTGCTTGGCTGTGGCTGGGAACATCCTGGTGTGCTGGGCTGTCTGCCTCAACTCCAACCTGCAGAGCATCACCAACTTCTTTGTTGTATCGCTCGCAGTGGCTGACATTGCTGTGGGGTTGTTGGCCATCCCATTTGCTATCACTATTAG TATTGGCTTCTGTGCCAACTTCCATGGCTGCCTGTTCATCGCCTGCTTCGTCCTGGTGCTCACCCAGAGCTCTATCTTCAGCCTGCTTGCTATCGCTGTGGACCGTTATATTGCTATCAAGAACCCACTCAG GTACAACAGCCTGGTGACAGGGCAGAGGGCAAAGAGCATCATTGCACTGTGCTGGCTGCTCTCAGTGAGCATCGGCCTAACACCGATGCTGGGCTGGAACGAAG GTTTGAACTCCACCATTaccaacagcagcaacaagagGAGCTGTCCTGAAGGCATGATAGAGTGCCTGTTTGAAAGAGTGGTTGGTCTGGATTACATGGTCTATTTCAATTTCTTTGGCTGTGTGCTGGTGCCCCTGATGGTCATGCTGGTCATCTATGCCCACATCTTCATGGCAGCACGGCGCCAACTCCGATTGATGAGGCTCAAAGTTGCGCACACACCTGCTCCACAAGACATAACCTCACGCTCAAGCTCGTCACGTACGACCCTGCAGAAGGAAGTGCAGGCTGCAAAACCACTGGCCATCATCGTAGGTTTGTTTGCTCTTTGCTGGCTTCCTGTGCACCTACTGAACTGTTTCAACTACCTATGTCAAAACTGTGAACGGCCACATATCTGGGTGATGAATATTGCTATCATCCTCTCTCACGCTAACTCCGTTGTGAATCCCTTCATCTATGCCTACCGCATTCGGGAGTTCAGACAGACCTTTCGGAGAATCCTGTATCAGCACTTGTTAGGGCAGAGGGATGGACACGGGTTTAGTGTGAGGAATAATGatggcagagctgttgcatGCGGTAGTATCACGCGGAGCTCTTCTCGTACTAGTAAAGAAGGCTCATCATGTATCACAGTGGTGAATAGTTATGCCATGGACCCAAGTCTTGATAGAACCCCTCCAAAAGCTACTTGTAAACCCTCTAGCCATTGGACATCAATGTTAGATGCTGCACCAAGCAGCTACTTACCCAATGGAAACCAAATAAAGGGTAGTACTGCTTCAGCAACACAGCAGGAACCATGCATCACAGGATTTTCTGTGGGGGATGGAGTCGAGTCAATCACATATCTTGGGGGGACAACAGATGTTTTGGAGGTGAGAGAAAGTGGAAGttgtatttcttttgtgaatGTTCAGGCTCTCTCCCTACAACAGACTGGCCTCACACACTGCACAGAACTTCCAGAATTCTcatga
- the snrpd3l gene encoding small nuclear ribonucleoprotein D3 polypeptide, like, translating to MSIGVPIKVLHEAEGHIVTCETNTGEVYRGKLIEAEDNMNCQMSNITVTYRDGRVAQLEQVYIRGSKIRFLILPDMLKNAPMLKSMKNKNQGSGAGRGKAAILKAQVAARGRGRGGMGRGNIFQKRR from the exons ATGTCCATCGGAGTACCCATCAAGGTCCTGCATGAGGCCGAGGGTCACATCGTGACCTGTGAGACCAACACTGGAGAGGTGTACAGAGGCAAGCTCATCGAGGCTGAGGACAACATGAACTGCCAG ATGTCCAATATCACTGTGACTTACCGTGATGGCCGGGTGGCACAGTTGGAGCAAGTGTACATCCGTGGCAGCAAGATCCGCTTCCTTATCTTACCTGACATGTTAAAGAATGCTCCGATGTTAAAGAGTATGAAGAACAAGAACCAGGGATCAGGTGCAGGAAGGGGCAAGGCGGCTATTCTCAAAGCACAAG TGGCTGCAAGGGGCCGAGGCCGTGGTGGAATGGGACGAGGCAACATCTTCCAGAAGAGGCGATAA